In Lactococcus paracarnosus, a genomic segment contains:
- a CDS encoding response regulator transcription factor, whose protein sequence is MTINLSLIDDHQLVLHGLEEKLKSVDQFTVVGSYDNVEGFIMCLKKKQVDVVIMDLMLKELHGFELIKQIRELGYVDLKIILISGFYEELLHKRALELGVKAFLRKEVSYAELISCIINVAAGNHILPEFLVAHTEQALLSDVEREVLSLLISEYTNEKIAQALFISRRTVETHVSTICRKLGVNSRIGAVREGLKLKLI, encoded by the coding sequence ATGACGATAAACTTATCATTAATAGATGATCATCAGTTGGTTTTACATGGTCTAGAAGAAAAATTAAAATCTGTAGATCAATTCACTGTTGTCGGTAGCTATGATAATGTTGAGGGTTTCATCATGTGCTTAAAAAAAAAGCAAGTAGATGTCGTTATCATGGATTTAATGCTTAAAGAATTGCATGGTTTTGAGCTAATCAAACAAATACGAGAGTTGGGATATGTAGACTTAAAAATTATTCTGATTTCAGGATTTTATGAAGAGCTATTACATAAGCGGGCGCTGGAATTAGGCGTTAAAGCGTTTTTAAGAAAAGAAGTGAGTTATGCTGAATTGATCAGCTGCATCATCAATGTTGCGGCCGGCAATCATATTTTGCCAGAGTTTCTTGTAGCACATACAGAACAAGCCTTATTATCTGATGTTGAACGTGAAGTTTTGTCATTACTAATATCAGAATATACAAATGAAAAGATTGCCCAAGCCTTATTTATTAGTCGTCGAACAGTCGAAACACATGTCTCAACTATTTGCCGAAAATTAGGTGTCAATTCTCGTATCGGAGCAGTTCGAGAGGGGTTGAAATTAAAGCTTATTTAA
- a CDS encoding LemA family protein, giving the protein MEFIKKNSIVVGIIGVLVVIIIAFFSIGNGIVKEENSVDSAFADIDTQLQRRNDLIPNLVSTVKGYAAHEEKIFTAISTAQSAMTKAESVTDKAAANDQVSSALNGLLRLQVSYPDIKADKQFTQLADELAGTENRIAVARTRYNDVVKTYNNKVTLFPTSIVAGMRGATKKEFFKASESAKNTPSVDFGNDKK; this is encoded by the coding sequence ATGGAATTTATCAAGAAGAATAGTATTGTTGTCGGTATCATTGGTGTATTAGTTGTGATCATCATTGCCTTTTTCTCAATCGGCAACGGGATTGTTAAAGAAGAAAACAGTGTTGACTCGGCTTTTGCGGATATCGATACACAACTCCAACGTCGTAATGACTTAATACCAAACTTAGTATCGACTGTCAAAGGCTATGCGGCACATGAAGAAAAGATTTTCACAGCCATTTCAACTGCACAAAGTGCTATGACAAAAGCTGAATCAGTCACTGACAAAGCAGCTGCAAATGATCAAGTATCTTCAGCGCTTAATGGCTTATTACGTCTCCAAGTCAGCTATCCTGATATCAAAGCAGACAAACAATTTACACAGTTAGCTGATGAATTGGCTGGTACAGAAAATAGGATTGCTGTTGCACGTACACGTTATAATGATGTCGTTAAAACCTATAATAATAAAGTAACGTTATTTCCAACATCTATCGTTGCAGGCATGCGTGGTGCAACTAAAAAAGAGTTCTTCAAAGCCAGTGAGTCAGCTAAAAATACACCTTCTGTTGACTTCGGTAATGACAAGAAATAA
- a CDS encoding ATP-binding protein yields the protein MNRKQEKINYAYQTWLVFVLVTCLAFYYFLTMSSSTYIGISVTKKADQWQINNLQHDGAATQSGLLAGDSIINVDGKLPENETSIKKWLIIEQAKEVTVERGGQKISYTFIENQLNLQRYLQFLMLVIVILIFLGWYSQKQIISRRSSYFYYFVVSVIVTLLTIVPSSTGNTVARCILILMISIFPLFICVFSYRTYVIKEQLNRHKTVLFCLAVLLINSILLLSNLLFDMPLQVIQYLDSGIFYTLFMSLVVISLGNVLKKGNKSSDANLVLLSLLSTLPFLFCYMLQLGWAAPFSVVIPFLIIPVMALFHRLTLAKSFIFRYRLPHQVFYLIMTASATLVMILLVLLSHYVPLFFVGIYGFLLSYALLSIVIEIFSLIRHDRRASDDLTSFIAAEEEREKISLHIHDTLIQDIVYFIRKLKEKKAVSEIDTESIEMLEETIYLLRELCTDVYPLMIQELGLKNALANMASQLQKKYPVLITLKIEVIDLQLSGKVSNFILRSVKELMTNSILHGQAREITLSISEANHAYCFSIADDGCFIVKEKTIRTDNHFGLDKIKEKLKLLNGTLAIETANGTCIRFTIPEMKETSK from the coding sequence ATGAACCGCAAGCAAGAAAAAATAAACTATGCTTATCAGACTTGGCTAGTTTTTGTGCTTGTCACTTGTCTTGCTTTTTATTATTTTTTAACCATGTCATCTTCCACCTATATTGGCATAAGTGTTACCAAAAAAGCAGACCAGTGGCAGATCAATAACCTACAACATGATGGTGCTGCAACTCAATCAGGTCTACTAGCAGGTGATAGCATCATAAATGTAGATGGTAAGCTGCCAGAAAATGAAACAAGCATTAAAAAATGGTTGATAATTGAGCAAGCCAAGGAGGTGACGGTTGAGAGAGGTGGTCAAAAAATCTCTTACACCTTCATTGAGAATCAGCTTAACTTACAGCGATACTTGCAATTCTTAATGCTTGTCATCGTCATATTGATCTTTTTAGGATGGTACAGTCAAAAACAGATTATCAGTCGTAGAAGCAGTTATTTCTATTATTTTGTCGTTAGTGTGATAGTAACCTTACTCACTATCGTGCCGTCAAGTACTGGTAATACAGTCGCACGTTGTATACTTATCCTGATGATATCGATTTTTCCTTTGTTCATCTGTGTCTTTTCTTACCGGACATATGTCATAAAAGAACAATTAAATCGACATAAAACTGTCTTATTTTGCCTTGCTGTCTTGCTTATCAATAGCATACTTTTATTAAGTAATTTGCTATTTGATATGCCACTGCAAGTTATTCAGTATTTAGATAGCGGTATATTTTATACTTTATTTATGTCACTAGTAGTCATCAGTCTAGGCAATGTATTAAAAAAAGGTAACAAGAGTAGTGATGCTAATTTAGTCTTACTCAGCCTATTGAGTACACTGCCATTTCTATTTTGTTATATGTTACAGCTAGGCTGGGCGGCACCTTTTTCTGTCGTGATCCCTTTTTTAATTATACCTGTCATGGCACTTTTTCATCGATTGACGCTTGCAAAGAGTTTTATCTTTAGATATAGATTACCTCATCAAGTTTTTTATCTGATCATGACAGCAAGCGCTACTCTAGTCATGATCTTACTAGTTTTACTGAGTCACTATGTGCCACTCTTTTTTGTAGGCATATATGGGTTTTTACTGTCTTATGCCTTGCTATCTATCGTCATCGAGATATTCTCTCTTATTCGACATGATAGGCGGGCAAGTGATGATTTAACGTCGTTTATAGCTGCAGAAGAGGAGCGAGAAAAAATTTCTCTCCATATTCATGACACGTTAATTCAAGATATAGTCTATTTCATTAGAAAATTAAAGGAAAAAAAAGCTGTCTCGGAAATAGACACTGAGTCTATTGAGATGCTAGAAGAGACGATTTATCTATTGCGTGAACTTTGTACGGATGTCTACCCTTTGATGATTCAAGAATTAGGCTTAAAAAATGCCCTAGCTAACATGGCCAGCCAGCTACAAAAAAAATATCCTGTCTTAATCACCCTAAAAATAGAAGTGATAGACTTACAATTATCAGGAAAAGTGAGTAATTTTATCCTTAGATCTGTTAAGGAATTAATGACCAATAGTATCTTACATGGTCAAGCAAGGGAAATTACCTTGTCAATTTCAGAAGCTAACCATGCTTATTGTTTCTCTATAGCAGATGATGGTTGTTTTATTGTCAAAGAAAAAACGATCAGGACAGATAACCATTTTGGACTAGATAAGATAAAAGAAAAGTTGAAATTGTTAAACGGTACGCTAGCTATTGAGACTGCTAATGGGACATGTATACGGTTTACAATCCCAGAGATGAAGGAGACGAGTAAATGA
- a CDS encoding DUF4176 domain-containing protein yields MEKENSLLPIGSVVYLKEGTVKMVIIGRSNLLTLPEKETVLFDYSAVIYPLGYVGEKEIYFFNKNDVDKIEFKGYSDSENEQFVKICLIIKINQKIFLFKEMLMNF; encoded by the coding sequence ATGGAAAAGGAAAATAGTTTATTACCAATTGGTAGCGTGGTTTATCTGAAAGAAGGAACTGTAAAAATGGTTATTATTGGACGTTCCAATCTTTTGACACTTCCAGAAAAGGAAACAGTTTTGTTTGATTATTCCGCTGTTATATACCCACTTGGATATGTAGGAGAAAAAGAAATTTATTTCTTCAATAAGAATGATGTGGATAAAATTGAATTTAAAGGCTACTCTGATAGTGAAAACGAGCAATTTGTAAAAATATGCTTGATTATCAAAATAAACCAGAAAATTTTTTTATTCAAGGAAATGTTGATGAATTTTTAG
- a CDS encoding ABC transporter ATP-binding protein, translating into MISFKNISKSYQIGDQEVNALKNVSFEIEQGEFTVILGPSGSGKSTALNILGGIDKATSGTFLFDGVAINALSDAKLSDYRRDIVGFVFQFYNLIPSLTALENVGIAAQLTGNQALAAPFLESVGLSHRKNNFPAQLSGGEMQRVSIARALAKKPKLLLCDEPTGALDSVTGLKIIDILRKASESSDTAVVMVTHNAEFAQLAHKVIRLHDGEVATIEKNSGPAALSEVNIS; encoded by the coding sequence ATGATCAGTTTTAAAAATATTAGTAAGTCATATCAGATTGGTGACCAAGAAGTAAATGCGTTAAAAAATGTTAGTTTTGAGATTGAGCAGGGTGAATTCACAGTTATTTTAGGGCCATCTGGTTCTGGTAAAAGTACTGCCTTAAATATATTAGGTGGTATAGATAAGGCAACGAGTGGGACATTTTTATTTGATGGTGTAGCAATTAATGCCTTAAGTGACGCCAAACTATCAGATTATAGACGAGATATCGTTGGGTTTGTTTTCCAATTTTATAATCTCATTCCTAGTTTGACAGCATTAGAAAATGTTGGTATTGCGGCTCAATTGACAGGCAATCAAGCGCTTGCTGCCCCGTTTTTAGAAAGTGTTGGCTTGTCCCATCGGAAAAATAACTTTCCAGCACAACTATCTGGTGGGGAAATGCAACGTGTGTCGATTGCTAGAGCATTAGCCAAGAAGCCAAAATTACTTTTATGTGATGAACCTACGGGTGCACTAGATTCTGTAACAGGGTTAAAAATTATAGATATTTTGCGTAAGGCATCTGAAAGTAGTGATACTGCGGTAGTCATGGTCACACATAATGCTGAATTTGCCCAATTAGCACATAAAGTGATTCGACTTCATGATGGCGAGGTAGCGACTATTGAAAAAAATAGTGGGCCAGCTGCTTTATCGGAGGTAAACATATCGTGA
- a CDS encoding dTDP-4-dehydrorhamnose 3,5-epimerase family protein encodes MTLHIDPLSAKAGKIDGLQVIQSKMVTDDRGTVRELYRETSYTAFLPDTVTAWRQVNLTRTKRGAVRGLHGEAMAKLVTVAHGSAFGVYVDTRPDSPTIGAVVTVNLTPGVQVFVPQGVCNGFQALDDDTEYLYFFDNEWQPGMSGVALTPLDTELGIDWPIAIDSSNLDQVSEKDAKAPTLKAILDLQTKEV; translated from the coding sequence ATGACCCTACATATTGACCCTTTATCAGCAAAAGCTGGAAAAATAGATGGCTTACAAGTGATTCAGTCCAAAATGGTGACGGATGATCGTGGCACCGTACGAGAACTTTACCGGGAGACGAGTTATACTGCTTTCTTACCTGATACTGTAACAGCATGGCGTCAAGTGAATTTAACACGGACTAAGCGTGGTGCAGTACGTGGTCTTCATGGTGAAGCCATGGCCAAATTAGTCACTGTTGCCCATGGGTCAGCCTTTGGGGTTTATGTGGATACTAGACCCGATAGTCCGACGATTGGTGCAGTGGTCACAGTCAACTTGACACCTGGTGTTCAAGTCTTTGTGCCACAAGGTGTCTGTAATGGCTTCCAAGCCCTTGATGACGACACAGAATATCTTTACTTTTTTGATAATGAGTGGCAACCTGGTATGTCGGGTGTTGCCTTAACACCACTCGATACTGAACTTGGTATAGATTGGCCTATCGCCATCGATTCAAGTAATTTAGATCAAGTATCTGAAAAAGATGCCAAGGCACCGACACTTAAGGCAATACTTGACTTGCAAACTAAAGAAGTCTGA
- a CDS encoding ABC transporter substrate-binding protein, with protein MKRLVYFIGGIIAIIALLGGLSVKLSADKGSSGINNQLTIYNWGDYIDEALLRQFEKETGYKVNYVTFDSNEAMYTKVKQGGTTYDIAIPSEYMIDKMKSEKLLYPLDYSKIKGLKNIDPKFLDQPFDRENKYSVPYFWGTLGIVYNDKLVKTPPAHWKDLWSPDYKDNLMLIDGAREIIGMGLNEQGSSLNSKDMGQLNQAYDRLKDLTPNIKAVVADEIKQYMINNEAAAAVTFSGEASEMVSQNKDLHYVVPSEGSNLWFDNIVIPKTAKNFTAAYAFINFMLTPKHAAQNAEYVGYATPNAAAKKLLPKDILEDKAFYPSDQAMKNLEVYKNLGPEYLGIYNDLFLSIKMYRK; from the coding sequence ATGAAGAGATTAGTCTACTTTATCGGTGGTATCATTGCCATCATTGCCTTACTAGGCGGCTTGTCCGTGAAACTCTCAGCAGATAAAGGTAGCTCGGGTATCAATAACCAATTGACCATCTATAACTGGGGAGATTACATAGACGAAGCACTATTGCGTCAGTTTGAAAAAGAGACAGGCTACAAGGTCAACTATGTGACATTTGACTCAAATGAAGCCATGTATACCAAAGTCAAACAGGGTGGTACAACTTATGATATCGCAATTCCCAGCGAGTATATGATCGATAAGATGAAATCCGAGAAACTCCTATATCCACTGGACTATAGTAAAATAAAAGGGCTGAAAAATATTGATCCTAAATTCTTGGATCAGCCATTTGACCGAGAAAACAAGTATTCGGTTCCATATTTCTGGGGAACACTAGGGATTGTTTACAACGATAAGCTGGTCAAAACGCCACCAGCGCATTGGAAAGACTTGTGGTCACCAGACTACAAGGATAATCTGATGCTAATCGATGGGGCGCGTGAAATAATTGGCATGGGTCTAAATGAACAGGGCAGTAGTCTGAATAGCAAGGATATGGGGCAGCTGAATCAGGCTTATGATCGCCTCAAGGACTTGACACCAAATATTAAGGCAGTCGTTGCTGATGAAATCAAGCAGTACATGATTAATAATGAGGCAGCAGCTGCAGTTACCTTTTCTGGAGAAGCCTCTGAGATGGTCAGCCAAAACAAGGACTTGCACTATGTGGTGCCCAGTGAAGGCTCAAATCTGTGGTTTGATAATATCGTCATTCCCAAAACAGCTAAGAACTTTACGGCAGCTTATGCCTTTATCAATTTCATGTTAACTCCTAAGCATGCCGCTCAAAATGCTGAGTATGTTGGCTATGCAACGCCTAATGCAGCAGCTAAAAAATTACTACCAAAAGACATCCTGGAAGATAAGGCATTTTATCCGAGTGATCAAGCGATGAAAAATTTGGAAGTTTATAAAAATTTAGGACCAGAATACTTAGGTATCTATAATGACTTATTTTTGTCGATCAAGATGTATCGGAAATAA
- the rlmD gene encoding 23S rRNA (uracil(1939)-C(5))-methyltransferase RlmD encodes MTNFNKNDIFEAEVIDLTHEGAGVVKVDGYPFFVENALPGEKIEMRVLKTSKKFGFGKVETYLSQSEHRISDIDLDYLRTGIADFGHLAYSEQLKFKRKQISELLRKTAGKVDFPVLETIPSPEILAYRNKASIPVRAINGIVETGFFRKHTHNLVPVESFYIQNPEIDTIVLAVRDLIRKYSLKAYNERENTGFIRNIVVRRAHATGELMVIFVTRKAAFFKVENLLTELTKAFPAIKSVMQNVNASTGNAIFGTEWKILYGQDYITDRMLGRDYQISAPSFYQVNTAAAEVLYQTAISFADLKADDVVIDAYSGIGTIGLSFADKVKHVYGVEVVEAAVTNAKKNAALNDITNVTYVTTKAEKAMSDWLAQGITPNVILVDPPRKGLDETFIDAAAAVGARSIVYISCNAATFARDVVRFEALGYKLDKIQPVDLFPQTHHVELVGLLTKS; translated from the coding sequence ATGACGAATTTTAATAAAAATGATATTTTTGAAGCAGAAGTAATAGATTTAACGCATGAGGGTGCAGGTGTCGTAAAAGTTGACGGCTATCCCTTTTTTGTAGAGAACGCCCTACCAGGTGAGAAAATCGAGATGCGTGTCCTTAAGACAAGTAAGAAATTTGGCTTTGGTAAGGTTGAAACTTATTTAAGCCAATCTGAACATCGTATAAGTGATATTGACCTGGATTATCTCAGAACTGGTATTGCTGACTTTGGTCATCTTGCCTACTCTGAGCAGTTGAAATTTAAGCGTAAGCAAATCAGTGAATTATTACGTAAAACAGCTGGTAAGGTTGATTTTCCAGTACTTGAAACAATACCTAGTCCGGAGATACTTGCCTATCGAAACAAAGCCAGTATCCCTGTTCGTGCCATTAATGGTATTGTTGAAACAGGGTTCTTCCGTAAACATACACATAATTTAGTGCCGGTGGAAAGCTTTTATATCCAAAACCCAGAGATTGATACGATCGTCCTTGCGGTGCGTGATTTAATCAGAAAATATAGCTTAAAAGCCTATAACGAAAGAGAAAATACTGGTTTTATCCGTAATATCGTTGTTCGCCGAGCGCACGCTACAGGTGAACTCATGGTCATCTTTGTCACAAGAAAAGCAGCCTTTTTCAAAGTAGAGAATCTCTTAACTGAGTTGACAAAGGCTTTCCCAGCCATAAAATCTGTCATGCAAAATGTTAATGCATCTACTGGTAATGCGATTTTTGGCACTGAGTGGAAAATCCTTTATGGACAAGACTACATAACAGATCGCATGTTAGGTCGTGACTATCAAATTTCAGCGCCGTCATTTTATCAGGTTAATACAGCAGCAGCAGAAGTCTTATACCAAACAGCTATCTCCTTTGCTGATTTAAAAGCGGATGACGTCGTGATCGATGCCTACTCTGGAATCGGTACGATCGGTCTTTCCTTTGCAGATAAGGTCAAACATGTCTATGGTGTTGAGGTTGTCGAGGCAGCTGTTACAAATGCTAAGAAGAACGCAGCACTAAATGATATCACAAACGTGACCTATGTGACTACCAAGGCTGAGAAGGCCATGAGCGACTGGCTAGCACAAGGTATTACACCTAACGTCATCTTAGTCGATCCACCACGTAAAGGCCTAGATGAGACCTTTATCGATGCAGCAGCAGCAGTCGGCGCACGTAGCATCGTCTATATCTCATGTAATGCCGCAACCTTTGCAAGAGATGTCGTCCGCTTTGAAGCGCTAGGTTATAAGTTAGACAAAATACAACCTGTTGACTTGTTCCCGCAGACGCATCATGTGGAGTTGGTTGGGTTATTGACGAAAAGCTAA